The proteins below come from a single Edaphobacter acidisoli genomic window:
- a CDS encoding carboxypeptidase regulatory-like domain-containing protein, producing the protein MSATVKLLLALLVVAGAFTTAAYAQFSSSLQGTVSDSTGAVIPGATVTLTDTDTRVSQTATSGPKGDYRFISVAPGPYDVIATAKGFASHTTSVRLQTDQMMNVPFTLTISSQSQTVEVTGQAPVLDTAETRTQMTITTDQLDSLPLPAHSLLSLTTLAPGVTGLGAEGTDNYAAETEVAASANGRSNLGNVYVLDGLDITSDITPGVLNLVPNPDTVQEATVQVNTYNVDYGRNSSIVEVMTSRAGTNKYHLMASDYYTADWLQARTEFQPEQTTKIAKYHLNNMSFTLGGPVPKLKQTYFFTGWEPLIQQVPGTSQTTYEDPAFTSWAKTQWPNSIGVKLLSQFPASNASTTSVATYGSDLYPTTCGTASAAYIPCALPIIDNGVFNASTTRNGLQYNIRGDKYWSKDRVYVNYYRTGLDLGGPSVRVDHGTPQHYIVRSVQGNETHTFNANTINEAAFGFLRMEGLNNATGPFHVPIITVTGGWATQLGVSQADEDYVQHHYIWRDAVTHLYKSHSIQVGYQGFHGDNLTFFGPWFSQPVYNFQSIPAFLQDQIYTETGVAYNLVTGQLAGITGGSVQAHGGTIGIFAQDTWKVNKKLTLTYGLRWDNFGNPAPNSGFTEATFFYGQGTTTEDRVANGYVKQVPHSFSSSPKAWSPRIGVAFDPTGQGKWFVRGGWGMYHDWITLGNIQNEFGNPPAPVTVTFQSNSSGPAPIYSVGTSDTYPFGFTYPQIPTTGLNSAGGITGIQSNIAANDFNLHASNTFNYNVTLERSLGINYSIAAGYSGSHSTGLFTNAAGRSGNAYYGVDINNFPGSLIQNNGKFVRLNQNFGKIMYTTNGPTATYNAFIAEFKGRFLHRGSIDTSYTRSSSWDDDGSYPTVQSNTGNYKQYWSHSYWDVPSRVSMLVDYALPGLHAGPGFLHLLTNGWKPSAITILQSGTPFTVANGNAWKSGEVAGSVLSKTSPGDYNADGTNSDLPNVPTYGYKIPTDRNHQLARTSNGSGFTTGPGVFAVSDFTAPSTLPGEGNEVINGYRNPGYANTDFALLKNTRIRERANLQLRMEVYNLFNYASLGGINGSTNSSSFGKVTSQHNARFLQLGAKVEF; encoded by the coding sequence ATGAGCGCAACCGTCAAGCTACTTCTGGCGCTACTGGTCGTTGCAGGAGCGTTCACGACCGCTGCCTACGCTCAATTTTCGAGCAGTCTCCAGGGTACGGTGTCGGATTCCACCGGCGCTGTGATCCCGGGCGCGACCGTCACATTGACAGACACCGACACCCGCGTCTCGCAGACGGCTACCTCCGGCCCCAAAGGAGACTACCGGTTCATCAGCGTAGCGCCTGGTCCCTATGACGTAATTGCAACCGCCAAAGGATTCGCATCCCACACCACCTCCGTGCGTCTGCAGACCGACCAGATGATGAACGTGCCATTTACGCTGACCATTTCGTCTCAATCCCAGACTGTCGAAGTGACGGGGCAGGCCCCTGTTCTCGACACTGCTGAAACGCGCACCCAGATGACCATCACAACCGATCAACTGGACTCGCTGCCTCTACCTGCCCACAGTTTGCTTTCGCTCACGACTCTTGCACCGGGCGTTACTGGCCTCGGCGCAGAGGGAACCGACAACTATGCGGCTGAAACCGAGGTCGCGGCAAGCGCGAACGGCCGCAGCAACCTGGGCAATGTCTATGTCCTTGATGGTCTGGACATCACCAGCGACATCACTCCCGGCGTTTTGAATCTCGTTCCAAATCCTGACACCGTGCAGGAAGCCACCGTCCAGGTGAATACCTATAACGTGGACTACGGTCGCAACAGCTCTATCGTGGAAGTAATGACCAGCCGCGCCGGCACGAACAAGTATCACTTGATGGCCAGCGACTATTACACTGCTGACTGGCTGCAGGCGCGCACAGAGTTCCAGCCCGAACAGACCACTAAAATCGCCAAGTACCACCTCAACAACATGTCGTTCACGCTCGGCGGCCCCGTCCCGAAGTTGAAGCAGACCTACTTCTTCACTGGCTGGGAGCCTCTTATTCAGCAAGTCCCCGGCACCTCACAGACGACCTATGAGGATCCGGCGTTCACTTCCTGGGCAAAAACACAGTGGCCAAACTCGATTGGAGTAAAGCTCCTCTCGCAGTTTCCAGCCAGCAACGCCTCCACGACCAGCGTCGCAACGTACGGAAGCGACCTCTATCCGACCACCTGCGGCACTGCATCAGCCGCATACATTCCGTGTGCGTTGCCGATCATCGATAACGGTGTCTTCAACGCGTCCACCACGCGGAACGGCCTGCAGTACAACATTCGCGGAGACAAATACTGGAGTAAAGACCGTGTCTACGTGAACTACTACCGCACCGGCCTCGATCTCGGCGGGCCGTCCGTCCGCGTGGACCACGGCACGCCGCAGCACTACATTGTGCGTTCCGTTCAGGGCAATGAGACCCATACCTTCAATGCCAACACTATCAATGAGGCTGCTTTCGGCTTCCTCCGCATGGAGGGCCTCAACAACGCGACCGGCCCGTTCCATGTGCCCATCATTACTGTTACTGGAGGATGGGCAACGCAGCTCGGTGTCAGCCAGGCCGACGAAGACTACGTGCAGCACCACTACATCTGGCGCGATGCGGTCACTCACCTCTACAAGTCACACAGCATCCAGGTCGGTTATCAAGGCTTCCACGGTGACAACCTGACCTTCTTCGGGCCCTGGTTCTCGCAGCCGGTATATAACTTCCAGTCCATCCCTGCGTTTTTACAGGATCAGATCTATACCGAGACGGGTGTTGCTTATAACCTCGTGACCGGCCAACTGGCAGGGATCACAGGCGGGAGCGTGCAGGCACATGGCGGTACCATCGGCATCTTCGCCCAGGACACCTGGAAGGTAAATAAGAAGCTCACGCTCACCTACGGCCTCCGTTGGGACAACTTCGGCAACCCCGCTCCCAACAGCGGATTCACCGAGGCCACGTTCTTCTATGGCCAGGGCACAACTACCGAGGACCGCGTTGCGAACGGCTACGTCAAGCAGGTCCCGCATTCCTTCAGCAGTAGTCCGAAGGCATGGAGCCCGCGCATCGGCGTTGCGTTCGATCCGACCGGACAAGGTAAGTGGTTTGTCCGCGGCGGCTGGGGCATGTACCACGACTGGATCACGCTCGGGAACATCCAGAACGAATTCGGCAACCCGCCCGCACCCGTTACCGTCACCTTCCAATCGAACTCGAGCGGCCCCGCGCCAATCTACAGTGTCGGCACCTCTGACACCTACCCATTCGGATTCACCTATCCGCAAATCCCAACGACCGGTCTGAACAGCGCGGGCGGTATCACCGGCATCCAGTCCAACATCGCCGCGAACGACTTCAACCTGCACGCGTCCAACACCTTCAACTACAACGTCACGCTCGAACGCTCTCTCGGGATTAACTACTCGATCGCAGCGGGCTACTCAGGGTCACACTCCACCGGGCTGTTCACCAACGCCGCGGGCCGTTCCGGCAATGCATACTACGGCGTCGACATCAATAACTTCCCAGGCAGCCTGATCCAGAACAACGGCAAATTCGTCCGTCTGAACCAGAACTTCGGCAAGATCATGTACACCACGAACGGCCCAACCGCCACCTACAACGCGTTCATCGCCGAGTTCAAGGGCCGGTTTCTGCATCGTGGTTCCATTGACACCTCCTACACGCGCTCAAGCAGTTGGGACGACGACGGCAGCTACCCAACGGTCCAGTCCAACACCGGCAACTACAAACAGTACTGGTCGCACTCGTACTGGGACGTTCCCAGCCGTGTCTCGATGTTAGTCGACTATGCACTGCCTGGCCTGCATGCCGGACCGGGTTTTCTTCACCTCCTGACGAACGGCTGGAAGCCGAGCGCCATCACCATCCTCCAGAGCGGCACGCCCTTCACTGTGGCGAATGGAAATGCATGGAAATCAGGAGAGGTTGCAGGCAGCGTGCTCTCGAAGACGTCGCCCGGAGACTATAACGCCGACGGCACCAACAGCGATCTACCAAACGTTCCCACCTATGGATACAAGATCCCAACCGACAGAAACCACCAGCTTGCCCGCACATCAAACGGTAGCGGTTTCACTACGGGTCCTGGAGTCTTTGCGGTCAGTGATTTCACAGCTCCCTCAACGCTTCCGGGCGAAGGGAATGAAGTCATCAATGGTTATCGTAATCCTGGGTATGCCAACACTGACTTCGCGCTACTGAAGAACACACGCATCCGTGAGCGCGCAAACCTGCAACTCCGGATGGAAGTCTACAACCTCTTCAACTACGCCAGCCTTGGTGGAATCAACGGCAGCACGAACAGCTCCTCTTTTGGCAAAGTAACCAGTCAGCACAACGCTCGCTTCCTGCAACTCGGAGCAAAGGTCGAGTTCTAG
- a CDS encoding anti-sigma factor family protein: MVLECKHVWDHISDYLDHSLDPEMLALVEKHLEHCELCSAILDSTRNILILTADDRVFELPVAYSERLHARLDDELGLASDHDG, encoded by the coding sequence ATGGTTTTAGAGTGCAAACACGTGTGGGACCACATCTCCGACTATCTCGACCACTCGCTAGACCCCGAGATGCTCGCGCTCGTCGAGAAGCACCTCGAGCACTGCGAACTCTGCTCGGCCATTCTTGACTCCACGCGTAACATCCTCATCCTTACCGCCGATGATCGCGTCTTCGAACTCCCAGTTGCCTACAGCGAACGCCTCCACGCCCGCCTCGACGACGAACTCGGTCTTGCTAGTGACCATGATGGATGA
- a CDS encoding sigma-70 family RNA polymerase sigma factor has product MTEVVTVRDESAMIAAILAGDKRQFHDLIRPFERSVYLMAFSLLRNEAEAEEVAQEAFLRAFRSLASFRAQSKFSTWLISITLNEARTRLRRSQRFKVESLDAPEDDQRHITPALLRDWREVPSEAVERSEVRAILRQAIEELPTIYREVFMLRDVEEMSVNEIAEAMNLGVSAVKVRLHRARLMLQKRLAPELKSRVTPEKRRWRSWF; this is encoded by the coding sequence ATGACGGAAGTCGTAACAGTTCGTGACGAATCCGCAATGATCGCCGCCATTCTCGCCGGCGACAAGCGCCAGTTCCACGACCTCATCCGTCCCTTCGAGCGCAGCGTCTATCTGATGGCCTTCTCGCTTCTCCGCAACGAAGCTGAAGCCGAAGAAGTTGCGCAGGAGGCATTTCTCCGTGCCTTCCGCAGCCTCGCCAGTTTCCGGGCGCAATCAAAATTCTCCACTTGGCTCATCAGCATTACGCTCAACGAGGCCCGCACCCGCCTCCGTCGCAGCCAGCGATTCAAAGTGGAATCGCTCGATGCACCCGAAGATGACCAACGCCACATCACGCCCGCCCTCCTGCGCGACTGGCGCGAAGTTCCCTCCGAAGCTGTCGAGCGCAGCGAAGTTCGCGCCATCCTGAGGCAGGCAATCGAAGAACTTCCGACGATCTACCGCGAGGTCTTCATGCTGCGCGACGTCGAGGAGATGAGCGTCAACGAGATTGCAGAAGCGATGAACCTCGGCGTCAGCGCTGTGAAGGTCCGTCTGCACCGTGCGCGCCTGATGCTGCAAAAGCGGCTCGCGCCCGAGCTCAAAAGCCGCGTAACCCCGGAAAAAAGGAGGTGGCGATCATGGTTTTAG
- a CDS encoding DoxX family protein yields the protein MKILAKLYLNCAHWASSLKSPFLLIIRLYWGWQLIQSGWGKLHHLDRVTDFFTSLNLPAPGVTAHFVSSLELIGGIALVLGVATRLFGLMLTVNMLVAYWTADRDALTAFFSDPGKFYNADPYTFLFAALMVLIFGAGFYSIDALLEKQFRKHLEQP from the coding sequence ATGAAGATCCTCGCCAAACTCTACTTGAACTGCGCCCACTGGGCCTCATCGCTCAAGTCGCCGTTTTTGCTCATCATCCGGCTCTACTGGGGATGGCAGCTCATTCAAAGCGGCTGGGGCAAGCTTCACCATCTCGACCGCGTGACCGACTTCTTCACCAGCCTCAACCTGCCTGCGCCAGGTGTGACTGCGCACTTCGTCTCCAGCCTCGAGCTCATCGGTGGCATTGCGCTTGTCCTCGGCGTCGCCACGCGCCTCTTCGGTCTCATGCTCACAGTCAACATGCTCGTCGCCTACTGGACTGCCGACCGTGATGCCTTGACTGCGTTCTTCTCAGACCCCGGCAAGTTCTACAACGCCGACCCCTACACCTTCCTCTTCGCCGCGCTCATGGTCTTGATCTTCGGCGCAGGATTCTATTCAATAGATGCGCTCCTCGAAAAGCAGTTCCGTAAGCATCTTGAGCAGCCATGA
- a CDS encoding HvfC/BufC N-terminal domain-containing protein: MSSALEQIQRRMAAAVMQPLTLSEQMKQRNPAGRSNATEAADFIKPNDRLTSFERLEIYNRQYWFRLFSSFQEDFPGVEAIVGRKRFQSLMRAYLEACPSTSFSLRNLGSRLVAWLDENPSYTGPHIEAAREMAALEWAHIEAFDGLALPRLAPEMLLGVGEDSQIALQPYLGFVRAHYAVDDALLAVRSETGSSNGSSNNASTGYIARKLRTIRSLPREDVFLAVHRHDDSVYYKRLSREDFQILSALRDGKTLGEAIESGFDGSDTPEDQRPAYLQSAFAHWMELGWFCIPPEERDRA, encoded by the coding sequence ATGAGTAGCGCTCTCGAACAAATCCAGCGTCGCATGGCCGCCGCCGTCATGCAGCCGCTCACGCTCTCCGAGCAGATGAAGCAACGCAACCCCGCAGGCCGCTCAAACGCAACCGAGGCCGCCGACTTCATCAAGCCAAACGACCGCCTCACCTCCTTCGAGCGCCTCGAAATCTACAACCGCCAATACTGGTTCCGCCTCTTCTCCAGCTTTCAGGAAGACTTCCCCGGCGTTGAGGCCATCGTTGGCCGCAAGCGCTTCCAGTCACTCATGCGCGCCTATCTCGAAGCCTGCCCTTCGACCTCCTTCTCTCTGCGCAACCTTGGCTCGCGTCTCGTCGCCTGGCTCGACGAAAACCCATCCTACACCGGCCCGCACATCGAGGCCGCCCGCGAGATGGCCGCGCTCGAATGGGCACACATCGAAGCTTTCGACGGCCTCGCGCTCCCACGCCTCGCACCCGAGATGCTCCTCGGCGTCGGCGAAGACTCGCAGATTGCGCTGCAACCCTACCTTGGCTTTGTTCGTGCCCACTACGCCGTCGACGACGCGCTCCTCGCAGTCCGCAGCGAAACCGGCAGCAGCAACGGCTCCAGCAACAATGCCTCCACCGGCTACATCGCGCGCAAGCTCCGCACCATCCGTTCGCTCCCGCGCGAAGACGTCTTCCTCGCCGTGCACCGCCACGACGACTCCGTCTACTACAAGCGCCTCTCCCGCGAAGACTTCCAAATACTCTCCGCTCTCCGCGACGGAAAAACATTAGGCGAGGCAATCGAATCAGGCTTTGATGGTAGCGACACACCCGAAGATCAGCGCCCCGCATATCTCCAGTCCGCCTTCGCCCACTGGATGGAACTCGGCTGGTTCTGTATCCCGCCCGAAGAAAGAGACCGCGCGTAA
- the bufB gene encoding MNIO family bufferin maturase, which yields MPANRFNGFTNYGVGIGLRVPHYSHILEKKPVVDWFEIISENYMVDGGRPLAVLDSILDQYKVVQHGVSMYFGSADKLSRDHLKRLKALVRRTKTPWLSDHLCWGSVDGRYTHDLLPMPYTFEAAKITAEKIRQVRDFVEVPVVVENVSSYAEFHVSEMTEWEFLNEVVERADCGILLDVNNIYVSSQNHNFDPKVYVESVPADRVAQIHIAGHSKFEKYILDTHDHPVLDPVWKLYARAIERCGPTATLLEWDDNIPSFDEVHAEALKANRYLQAVAAKEKEAECVR from the coding sequence ATGCCGGCAAATCGCTTTAACGGATTTACGAACTACGGAGTTGGCATTGGTCTCCGCGTGCCGCACTACAGTCACATCCTGGAAAAGAAGCCAGTCGTCGACTGGTTTGAAATCATCTCGGAAAACTACATGGTCGACGGCGGCCGCCCTCTTGCCGTTCTCGACAGCATCCTCGATCAGTACAAGGTCGTCCAGCACGGCGTCTCCATGTACTTCGGCTCGGCGGACAAGCTCAGCCGCGACCATTTGAAACGCCTCAAGGCGCTCGTGCGCCGCACAAAAACCCCGTGGCTCTCCGACCATCTCTGCTGGGGCAGTGTCGATGGCCGTTACACGCACGACCTGCTCCCCATGCCGTACACCTTCGAAGCCGCAAAGATCACCGCGGAAAAAATCCGCCAGGTACGCGACTTCGTCGAAGTCCCCGTCGTCGTCGAAAACGTCAGCAGCTACGCCGAGTTCCACGTCTCCGAGATGACCGAGTGGGAGTTCCTGAACGAGGTCGTCGAGCGCGCCGACTGCGGCATCCTTCTCGACGTGAACAACATCTACGTCTCATCGCAGAACCACAACTTCGACCCCAAAGTTTACGTCGAATCGGTCCCCGCCGATCGCGTCGCGCAGATCCACATCGCCGGTCACTCCAAATTTGAGAAGTACATTCTGGATACGCACGACCATCCCGTACTCGACCCCGTCTGGAAGCTCTACGCCCGCGCCATCGAGCGTTGCGGCCCAACAGCAACCCTGCTCGAGTGGGACGACAACATCCCATCCTTCGACGAAGTCCACGCCGAAGCACTCAAAGCCAACCGCTATCTGCAAGCCGTCGCGGCCAAAGAAAAAGAAGCTGAGTGCGTGCGATGA
- a CDS encoding acyltransferase family protein: MAKRIDQLDGIRAVAISLVVIHHLFHVRLLWMGVDLFFVLSGFLITGRLLENKGRSIRGYFGHFYARRARRILPPYLLLLLITVLVFGTWWLRSWYICLFLTNFAVVVGAQLPESLCILWSLGVEEQFYLAWPFAVYFLGEVTIAWLAASLIFVAPLLRWFCTPLFPSVWFIYTLTPFRMDTLAAGALIAIIWRRRQYWIKQFGHFGPILSLVAAGVLGLLAKNSRFTTSANTRESNTFIYELTLIIVTGIVLWALSGRAVRILTFAPVRYLGRISYTVYLVHLTVFALVARYVRGTTETVLATLFITLLFASASWFLLERPILGRPENKVISSIRPIPPVDELEQQTIQLKGARFTSLP; this comes from the coding sequence ATGGCAAAAAGAATTGATCAATTGGACGGAATCCGTGCGGTAGCTATCTCTTTGGTAGTTATCCATCATCTTTTTCATGTCCGGCTCCTTTGGATGGGGGTCGACCTCTTTTTTGTTCTCTCGGGGTTTCTGATCACCGGGCGTTTGCTCGAAAACAAAGGTAGAAGTATCAGGGGGTATTTCGGGCACTTCTACGCACGCCGTGCGCGCCGCATTCTCCCTCCATATCTTCTTCTATTGCTCATTACCGTACTTGTTTTCGGCACATGGTGGCTTCGGTCGTGGTATATCTGTCTCTTCTTAACTAACTTTGCTGTTGTTGTGGGCGCGCAACTGCCCGAATCACTCTGCATTTTGTGGTCGCTCGGAGTGGAAGAACAGTTTTATCTTGCATGGCCCTTCGCAGTCTATTTCCTTGGTGAAGTGACAATTGCGTGGCTGGCTGCTTCGTTGATTTTTGTTGCTCCATTGCTGCGCTGGTTCTGCACGCCACTCTTTCCCAGCGTCTGGTTTATCTACACGCTTACGCCATTCCGCATGGATACGCTTGCGGCAGGCGCCCTAATCGCAATCATCTGGCGACGCCGCCAATATTGGATTAAGCAATTTGGCCATTTTGGCCCCATTCTCTCGCTGGTGGCAGCTGGAGTCCTTGGTTTGCTCGCAAAAAACTCCCGATTCACAACATCGGCAAACACACGAGAGTCAAACACGTTCATCTATGAGCTCACCCTGATAATCGTGACGGGTATCGTGCTATGGGCCTTGAGCGGACGGGCTGTACGCATCCTCACATTCGCCCCTGTGCGCTATCTTGGGCGAATTAGCTACACGGTCTATCTTGTTCACCTCACTGTCTTCGCATTGGTGGCTCGCTATGTGAGGGGAACGACCGAAACAGTTTTGGCAACCCTCTTCATCACACTCTTGTTTGCATCCGCTTCCTGGTTCCTACTGGAAAGACCAATTCTCGGGAGGCCAGAAAACAAAGTGATCTCCTCAATAAGGCCCATTCCTCCGGTCGACGAGCTCGAGCAGCAGACGATTCAACTCAAGGGAGCCAGGTTTACCAGCCTGCCTTAA
- a CDS encoding ABC transporter permease, with protein MNKLVVGNLVHRPLRSLISVFAVAIEVIMILSIAAIMLGMLNSSRTRTSGIGMDMVTHPGVSSNLVGMSGATASIQVADVLRTLPHVKVAAPVNIQLTSGHSLENIYGIDYASYNALKPFVFLSGGAFTGPNDVIIDNYEAARGFKVGDTMDIMHHSFRISGIVENGKGGRKFIPIDTMDEIGGTPGKASLFYLKLDDPKNTAIVRKEILATPGMSQYDIQTLDEVLSLLTPDKLPGFNIGLRIVIGTAVIIGFLVIFQSMYTAVLERTREIGILKSLGASRAYIVAVVLRETALLAIAGMALGIIVTYLMRAIFHFKFPTLAYDVTFGWVTASVIIAFSGAMLGALYPALKAARKDPIDALSYE; from the coding sequence ATGAACAAACTCGTCGTCGGCAATCTTGTCCACCGCCCCTTGCGCTCGCTCATCAGCGTCTTTGCTGTAGCAATCGAAGTCATCATGATTCTCTCGATTGCGGCCATCATGCTTGGCATGCTTAACAGCAGCCGTACGCGCACCAGCGGTATTGGCATGGATATGGTGACGCACCCCGGCGTCAGCTCCAACCTCGTGGGCATGTCGGGTGCGACCGCATCGATTCAAGTGGCCGATGTCCTCCGTACGCTCCCCCACGTCAAGGTTGCGGCACCGGTCAACATCCAGCTCACATCCGGTCATAGCCTCGAAAATATCTACGGCATCGACTATGCCTCCTACAACGCGCTGAAGCCGTTCGTCTTCCTCTCCGGAGGCGCATTTACCGGCCCAAACGATGTCATCATTGACAACTACGAGGCGGCGCGTGGCTTCAAGGTTGGCGACACGATGGACATCATGCACCACAGCTTCCGTATCTCAGGCATTGTCGAGAATGGCAAGGGAGGGCGCAAGTTCATCCCCATTGACACGATGGATGAGATCGGCGGAACGCCCGGCAAAGCCAGCCTCTTTTATCTCAAGCTCGACGATCCGAAGAATACAGCGATCGTCCGCAAAGAGATCCTCGCCACACCAGGCATGTCGCAATACGATATCCAGACGCTCGATGAGGTCCTCTCCCTGCTCACGCCTGACAAGCTGCCTGGCTTTAACATTGGCCTGCGCATCGTCATTGGAACAGCTGTCATCATCGGTTTTCTCGTTATATTCCAGTCCATGTACACGGCCGTGCTCGAGCGCACGCGAGAGATCGGCATTCTCAAGTCACTTGGCGCATCGCGAGCGTATATCGTAGCCGTTGTCCTTCGTGAGACTGCCTTGCTCGCGATCGCTGGCATGGCGCTCGGCATCATAGTCACTTATCTCATGCGTGCTATCTTCCATTTTAAATTTCCAACACTGGCTTATGACGTCACTTTCGGATGGGTAACGGCTTCAGTAATCATTGCTTTTTCAGGAGCCATGCTGGGTGCGCTTTATCCTGCTCTCAAGGCGGCCCGCAAAGACCCAATTGATGCTCTATCATATGAGTAG
- a CDS encoding class I SAM-dependent methyltransferase: MTQALFDKYYYSNANFEGGTRPFFRLCKEQIPSGARILEIGSGPGNECSQMLSGIGTVVGLDIDPDVKNNQWLSEAHVFDGKRMPFADSSFDACVSNFVLEHVSHPAEHFAEVSRVLRPGGVYCLRTPNLFHYVSACAHLMPHSMHLMLANRLRKLAEDAHDPYPTWFRANTRNRLRELCQANGLGDPVVTMIEPEPSYGRAHPLLFYPMMAYERIVNLSDLLSGFRITMLMVTHKCA; this comes from the coding sequence ATGACGCAGGCACTCTTCGACAAGTACTACTATTCAAATGCGAATTTTGAAGGTGGAACGCGCCCGTTTTTCAGGCTCTGCAAGGAGCAGATACCCTCTGGTGCCAGAATTCTTGAGATTGGCTCTGGGCCAGGAAACGAATGCTCTCAAATGCTGAGCGGAATTGGTACAGTTGTCGGCCTGGACATCGATCCGGATGTCAAGAACAATCAGTGGCTCTCCGAAGCGCATGTCTTTGATGGCAAGCGGATGCCATTTGCGGATTCTTCCTTCGATGCCTGTGTCTCCAACTTCGTTTTGGAACACGTATCTCACCCAGCGGAGCACTTCGCGGAAGTCTCTCGTGTTTTGCGTCCAGGCGGCGTCTACTGTCTCCGCACACCAAACCTCTTCCACTACGTTTCGGCCTGCGCTCACCTCATGCCTCATTCCATGCATTTGATGCTCGCCAATCGGTTGCGCAAACTGGCCGAGGATGCTCACGATCCTTACCCCACATGGTTTCGTGCCAATACGCGCAATCGGCTTAGAGAATTATGCCAGGCCAATGGTCTGGGAGACCCGGTCGTGACAATGATTGAGCCGGAGCCCTCCTATGGCCGCGCACACCCTCTGCTCTTCTATCCCATGATGGCCTATGAGCGAATCGTCAACTTATCAGATTTATTGTCGGGCTTTCGCATCACAATGCTGATGGTCACTCACAAGTGTGCTTAA
- a CDS encoding helix-turn-helix domain-containing protein, with the protein MTYQRNYFDFNGMQAYSAIGSGLTEWAYPVPRNTNGRMERFSDELRGERERRRIPLEKISEETKISSRHLLALEAGEYSSLPGGVFRKGIVRSYLRAVGLEESPWIERFEASLRESGSSGTEDDWAEFAENVRRNRSGARQAADIRWVGVAVMVAALIALGWIVWRFAMHERLF; encoded by the coding sequence GTGACATACCAACGAAACTACTTTGACTTCAATGGGATGCAGGCCTATTCTGCGATTGGATCAGGGCTGACGGAATGGGCTTATCCTGTGCCTCGGAATACTAACGGACGAATGGAACGATTCTCAGACGAGTTACGAGGAGAAAGGGAACGACGCCGGATCCCGCTGGAGAAGATCAGCGAGGAGACCAAGATCTCGTCTCGCCATCTTCTGGCGCTAGAGGCCGGAGAGTACTCTTCCCTACCCGGTGGCGTCTTTCGCAAGGGCATTGTTCGCAGCTATCTTCGGGCTGTAGGACTGGAAGAGAGCCCTTGGATTGAACGGTTTGAGGCAAGTTTGCGCGAAAGCGGTTCTTCTGGAACCGAAGATGACTGGGCAGAATTTGCTGAGAATGTCCGACGAAACCGGAGTGGGGCAAGACAGGCTGCCGATATAAGGTGGGTTGGCGTAGCAGTGATGGTTGCGGCGCTGATAGCGCTTGGTTGGATCGTATGGCGGTTTGCCATGCACGAGCGACTGTTTTAG